From Flavobacterium alkalisoli, the proteins below share one genomic window:
- a CDS encoding phage head spike fiber domain-containing protein, whose translation MVLNNNIKYNPIYFYGGKNELPNNHNFTVLANTSEVSFDWEGHINESKAISFGNNSITRQAVMPCNVVVVPNGRIIISAYVKMDDGLEPSTVPGNLDFAFTYNANTVYIPNHLHLGNGIYRVWINVAIAPGATITSISVYKNISAATAKSFKIYGLQLERANVLSDTPTAYTPTYGAALGLGKHKPFTIIRGNTIYGKKRLLYDTGMIFAKAQQKNFTAPDLREKLLINEFIKQEIRIGVWHKQDLYGLFAYNDPALMNFARINWRNPFGKGTIENLCTYSTYFTNSGWSYSGTGNIKEPNTLETTAPDGSFTACKFQFKGNPGVSRKTGIIANSTTLTYSIYTKSGTALTANFRLRDDTTSIIKKTGVINYDLGTITNGTIQNVGNGWFKISITATDCVIGNSYSIYYGDVGSTQSLDDIWYVWHPQLENNSYASDFIPTDATTEKGDNLFMLYGGLTYGAYGFEGNGLDGYIDTQFNPAIMGRNYTLNDASRMYVLYKDGGNSSRREGILASNRNCTFGLSSTTAIRINQSLTDFSGGVPTLETGLKALVRDSSEAVRYINGDTEYARTVTSSSIISANQILLGFGGVYGTDGMSEYLMGGSITMAQIQGHRANINNLLAGFGLNQIA comes from the coding sequence ATGGTTTTAAACAATAATATAAAATACAATCCAATCTATTTTTACGGGGGTAAAAACGAACTGCCCAACAATCATAATTTTACTGTATTAGCAAATACAAGTGAGGTAAGCTTTGACTGGGAAGGGCATATAAATGAGAGTAAGGCCATATCGTTTGGAAACAACAGTATAACAAGACAGGCGGTAATGCCCTGTAATGTTGTGGTTGTACCAAATGGCAGGATTATTATTTCTGCTTACGTAAAAATGGATGACGGCTTAGAGCCAAGTACAGTACCCGGTAATCTCGACTTTGCATTTACCTATAATGCTAACACTGTATATATACCAAATCACCTACATTTAGGTAACGGGATTTATAGGGTTTGGATAAATGTGGCAATTGCACCGGGGGCGACTATTACATCTATTTCAGTATATAAAAACATCAGTGCAGCTACAGCAAAGAGCTTTAAAATATATGGTCTACAACTTGAAAGGGCAAACGTTTTAAGCGACACACCAACGGCTTATACACCTACTTATGGTGCTGCTTTAGGCTTAGGAAAACACAAGCCTTTCACTATAATAAGGGGTAACACCATTTACGGCAAGAAACGCCTGCTGTATGATACAGGGATGATATTTGCAAAGGCGCAGCAAAAGAATTTTACCGCACCCGATCTGAGGGAAAAGCTTTTAATCAATGAATTTATAAAACAGGAGATTAGAATTGGCGTTTGGCATAAGCAGGACTTATATGGCTTATTTGCCTATAATGACCCTGCGTTAATGAACTTTGCCCGTATTAACTGGCGTAACCCTTTTGGTAAGGGAACTATAGAAAACCTTTGTACTTATAGTACTTATTTTACTAATTCAGGATGGAGTTATTCAGGAACCGGGAATATTAAAGAACCCAATACTTTAGAAACAACTGCTCCAGATGGTAGCTTTACTGCTTGTAAATTTCAATTTAAAGGGAATCCCGGTGTATCAAGAAAAACAGGTATAATAGCTAACTCAACAACTTTAACATATAGTATTTACACAAAATCAGGGACGGCTTTAACTGCAAATTTTAGGTTAAGAGATGATACTACATCTATTATAAAAAAAACAGGTGTTATTAATTATGATTTGGGAACAATTACTAATGGAACAATACAAAATGTGGGAAATGGTTGGTTTAAAATTTCTATCACAGCAACTGATTGTGTTATAGGTAATTCTTATAGTATATATTATGGTGATGTGGGTTCAACTCAAAGTTTAGATGATATATGGTACGTTTGGCACCCACAGTTAGAGAATAACAGTTATGCTTCTGATTTTATCCCTACAGATGCAACAACCGAAAAGGGTGATAATTTATTCATGCTTTACGGCGGGCTTACTTATGGAGCATACGGATTTGAAGGCAACGGTCTTGATGGTTATATTGACACTCAGTTTAACCCGGCTATAATGGGGAGAAATTACACGCTAAATGATGCTTCAAGAATGTATGTTTTATACAAAGATGGCGGTAATTCAAGCAGAAGAGAAGGGATACTCGCAAGCAATAGGAACTGTACATTTGGATTGTCTTCAACTACAGCTATAAGAATAAATCAATCATTAACAGATTTTTCAGGAGGAGTTCCTACTCTTGAAACAGGCTTAAAAGCCTTAGTAAGGGATAGTTCTGAAGCTGTAAGATATATAAATGGTGATACGGAATACGCAAGGACAGTAACCTCGTCGAGCATTATTTCTGCAAATCAAATATTATTAGGTTTTGGAGGAGTATATGGAACAGACGGGATGAGTGAATACTTAATGGGCGGTTCAATAACAATGGCTCAGATACAAGGACACAGAGCAAACATTAATAATCTTTTAGCAGGTTTTGGCCTTAACCAAATAGCATAA
- a CDS encoding DNA adenine methylase, with the protein MNEKKKVFTTAPLPFMGQKRRFLKDFKEALKQYPANAVYVDLFGGSGLLSHTVKSVYPDATVVYNDFDNYSDRIKAIPTTNSIMADLRELLDDYPKDKRITGQVKEAVLGRVASEPGYVDYITLSSSLLFSMNYVQSLDELKANTLYNCVRKNDYNASGYLDGLTIVRKDYKELFAQYKDVANVVFLVDPPYLSTEAGTYKNYWKLGDYLDVLDVLKGKPYFYFASNKSSILELCEWVETKTGGENPFKGAEKKEIAMQMNHSATYTDIMLHKQWVTSYSL; encoded by the coding sequence ATGAACGAAAAAAAGAAAGTTTTTACAACAGCACCCCTGCCATTTATGGGGCAAAAAAGAAGATTTTTAAAAGACTTTAAAGAAGCTTTAAAACAGTATCCGGCAAATGCTGTTTATGTTGACCTGTTTGGCGGCAGTGGTTTACTGAGCCATACCGTTAAAAGTGTTTATCCGGATGCCACTGTAGTGTATAATGATTTTGACAACTACAGCGACAGAATTAAGGCAATACCAACCACTAACAGTATTATGGCCGACTTGCGGGAGCTATTAGATGACTACCCAAAAGATAAGCGTATAACTGGACAGGTAAAGGAGGCGGTTCTTGGCCGGGTAGCGTCAGAACCCGGATATGTAGATTACATAACATTGTCCTCATCATTGCTGTTTAGTATGAACTATGTACAGTCACTGGATGAGCTGAAGGCAAACACATTATACAACTGCGTGCGCAAGAACGATTATAATGCTTCCGGGTATCTGGACGGCCTTACTATAGTGCGTAAGGATTATAAGGAGTTGTTTGCACAGTATAAGGACGTGGCCAACGTTGTGTTTTTGGTAGACCCGCCGTATTTGTCTACAGAGGCAGGAACCTATAAGAATTACTGGAAACTTGGCGACTACCTTGACGTGTTAGACGTGTTGAAGGGTAAGCCGTACTTTTATTTCGCCTCTAATAAGTCCTCTATATTGGAGCTGTGTGAGTGGGTGGAAACTAAAACAGGTGGAGAGAATCCGTTTAAAGGAGCTGAGAAAAAGGAGATAGCCATGCAGATGAATCATTCTGCCACATATACCGATATCATGCTACATAAGCAGTGGGTTACTTCTTATAGCCTGTAA